A segment of the Odoribacter splanchnicus DSM 20712 genome:
GATCATTCTTTTCACACACCACTGTCAATAATCCCTCTGCAAGTAGATTAGACAGATTAATACTTTTTTCATGTTTCACCTTTTTCATTGTATGCCCACACTCCAAGATATAGAAGTGACCGATAGTCTACCTCTCAATAGTGGAGTCGGCAGTCCCAGAAATAAGAGGATAAACGTATCGCTCACATATCTCTACGCGACATACAGTTCATCTTTCTTATTTCGTAAAAGTTTTGCCGACTTCCTATTGAAAAAGATTAAACTTTACATCATGTTATTACAAACTTGGGTACAACTCTTTGTACCGAAACAAAGGTAATAACTATTTTTAGATAAAAAAGCAAATGAATTATACAATTTATTCATTTTAGCTAAAATTTTATTCTATCTACTTTGGACTATATTATTCCTATATAAAAAAAAACCACGCTTTCACGTGGCTCCTTTAAACAGGAAAGGATTTATTTTTTCCGGGAATACTTATATTCCAATATAAATGCAATCAATAATCCGAGCCCTCCGAAGAACAGTACACAACCGCAATAGCCCGATTACCGGTTACGAAAGACTTTTTTGAAATAGTTCAATGGCTGAATTCGAATTCTTTAATCAGATACCCGATCCCTTTTTGTTTTAAAGCTGCAGCAGCTTGTTGTGCTTCTTCACGGGTATCGTATACACCGGTACAATAACGCACAACCCCATGGCTTAATTTCTCTGTAAACACTACCCGAAACTGATTGAGGACAGCAGGTACATTTTTAAATACGCCCAACTGCAAAGTAAAAAAACGGCCTTTTACCGCCCTTAATTCCCTCAACTGAGTCTCTCCGATTTTTTTAGTTCCTTCTTCAGCAGCAACAGCCATCTGGTTCGGATTGAATAAAGAGTTCGGTCCCGGCTTATAATTCGTACGCAATACTTTAAACTCGATTCTCCGATTCAATTGCAAGGCCGTTTCCCGTTGCTCTCCTCTCAAACGGCCGAAAAACCTTTCGTTCAATACCTCCCCGACTTTAAAGAACGGATATTCACGGGCATCCTTTTCATTGATTTGGCGGGGTTGAGTTTCCCCGTATCCTTTCGCTTCAAGCCGGTCCCAATACACCCCTTTCCCGATCAAATAATCGACCACAGCCCGAGCCCGGTGTTCGGATAAAATCCGATTAGCTTCGTCGTTTCCCACCATATCCGTATGAGCGGACAACTCTATCGTTATATTCGGATTATCCTCCAGAATAGTCAATAATTCTTCCAGATTCTGTCGTGCCTCCGGACGTAACTCCCATTTAGCCACATCAAAATAGATATTAGGTATGACGATCGGTTTTTCTATCGGCTGCATCCCGATCTGTAATTCATAAAGCCGGTCGGCTTTTTCCCGATAAGTCGATACCAGTCCCTTCCCTTTCAGGAAACGGGGATGGTCGGTGACAAATACATACTCACAATCAGAAACGACTTCCATTTCTGCCCTTCCCAGTGAATCCGTCTCTAAATAAGAGACTTCTCCATTATCGGCAGTAACCGTAACATTTACTTTGGCTATCGGAAGTTCGGTCACTGTATTGACTGTCAATAAATTGATTTTCAATTGTTGCGGTATAAAACTAAAACGATAAATATGATCGTTTCGACCGCTTCGTCCCGAAGTAAGCAAACCGTCCTCCGTTCCCGGTTTAAAGGCAATACCGAAATCATCTGCAAAAGAATTTAAGGGTGCAGGCAAATGAATGATAACCTCCTTTCCAGCTACATTCCCCACTTTATACAAATCCAATCCCCCAAAACCATAATGCCCGTTAGAAGCAAAATAAAACTCTCCATTCTCTCTCACATAAGGAAACATCTCGTCCCCGGCCGTATTGATCAATTCGCCTGCATTCTGAGGTTGCCCCCATTTTTCCTCCAGCCTGTCCACATACCAGATATCTTTTCCTCCGAACCCTCCGGGCAGCTGATCGGTGACAAAATACAACCGTAATCCGTCAGGAGTCAATGCCGGATGTCCGATAGAAACAGAATCCCCGCAAATACCGGCTAAAGAAACGCTACCCCATTCTTTTTTTTCGGTTTCCTCCCCGGAATTAGCGGCTTGCCGGATTACTTTATAAATACGGGTACCTACCTGGCTCTCTTTGATCATACGTGAAGAGGTGAAATAAAGTGTACGCCCATCGGGAGCAAAGCACATGACTCCTTCACTCCGGTTGGAATAAATAGAATCTTTCTGCAATTCCGGTTGCAACCATCGTGGTTCCTTAAAACGCTTTACCTTCACTTTACCTTGTTTATCCGTAGATCTGATTTCCTGCACATACCTCGTCCCGTAGATATGGCTATACCCTTCGCCGGTAACCGGGTCTGTCTTTATTCTCTTTTTTCTCGGATCGGGTTTGCGCGTAGAAGCCAATAAAACCCGGGTCGTATCCCCCGGCACATACACCGGAGCGAAATCGCTGTACCTGGAGTTAAACTCCCGCTTCAAAGCTATCCGGTAACGCCCTTGTTCTCTCAGATCGTTATCCACTTGTTCCAGATAATAAAGGCCATCGTTTCCTTTTCCATCACCGAACAATGCTTCTTGTTTACGATAATATTCCCTCGCCGTAGCGGTATCGTCGTTCATCACCGCAAGCTGAGCCACTTTCAGATAGATTTCAGGCATTTGCGGATTGGCTCTTTCGGCTTTTCTCAACCAGTTGTAAGCTTCTTTCAGCCGATTTACATTTTGATTTACCTGCCCAGCCTTTATCGCTGCAAGTGCCTGAAAATCTTTGGATTTTGTTTTATGATAAGCCTTTTCGTATTTCGATCCGGCCTTATAAAATCGTCCGGTCTCCGCCATACGATCCCCTCTCCTCATATAATATTTTGAAGAACAGCCCATCATTCCGACGAGCACACCACAAATAATCAGAAAAAATTTCATAACCACATCCAACTAACCGACATCTGCCCCGATTTTACAAAGCAGCGATCAATAAATTTATATCTCTGGCTATCAAGCCCAACTTATCCGCAATCACATTCTTAGTCAAAATTCCGTTATAAAGATAAACCCCTTCCCTTAACCCTGCATCCATCCGGATGGCATTGGTAAATCCTCCTTGCCTGGCAATATGCTGAAGCATAGGTAAGAAAACATTACTATAAGCGATCGAAGCAGTCCGGGCTACCCGCGACAATACGTTCGGAACACAGTAATGGATTACTCCTTCATAAGTATACACCGGTTTTTCGTGAGTCGTCGGACCCGCTGTCTCAATACATCCGCCATGATCGATAGACATATCCACGATCACCGCTCCTCTTTTCATCAACCTCACCTGGGCTTCCGAAACAACGGTATTCTCTCCGTTATCGAAACAACGCATAGCTCCGATAAGCACATCGGCCGAAGCCAACGCTTTATCCAATACCGGTTTATGAAAAACAGAGGTAAATACCCGCTGTCCCAAAACCTCGTTCAGCTTCCGGAGACGCTCGACCGAATGATCGAAGATTTTCACGGTCGCTCCCAGGCCTAAGGCTGCACGGGCAGCGAATTCACCCAAGGTGCCTGCTCCCAGAATAACGATTTCCGCCGGCGTAATCCCACTGATACCTCCCAAAACAATCCCTTTACCTCCCCGCGAATTATTAAGATATTCACTGGCTATCATGATGGCCGAATTACCGGCAATCTCACTCATAATCCGGACCACCGGATAATACCCCTCTCCGTCTTTCAAAATATCGAAACCGACTGCCGTCACTTTTTTCTGCATCATTTCGGTAATGGCATCCTTCCGCATGTCACAGAGTTTCAGAGGGGAAAGAATCACTTGCCGGTCGTGCATATAAACCGTATCCCCGGCAGAAACAGAAGTCGCCTTAAGCACAACGTCGGCAGTATACACTTCACCTAAAGTCTCTACGATCATAGCACCGGCATCGGCATATTCCGTGTCACCGTAATAGGCATTATTACCGGCCCCACGCTGGATCAACACTTCATGTCCCATAGAAACCAGGATATGAACAGATTCGGGAGTGAGACAAATCCGGTTCTCCCCTTTCTCCAGCTCGTTCGGTATCCCCAGAATCAATTTCTTCTGCCTTTTATCCTGAAAAACTTCTTTTTCCTGATAAAGAAACCATTGCTTATTAATCGTTCCCGACATTCTGCCTGTGTTGTCCATAGTCTTAAAAGTTAAATTTCCACCTTCAATTCACGACTTCCATCCGGATTTTCAGTAAAATAACAATCGACGATACCTTCTGGAAGCAGCTCGTCTATTTTTTCAGGCCATTCGATAAAACAACGGTCTCCACTGAAAAAATACTCTTCATAACCGAAATCAAGCGCTTCAGCTATATGGTTTACGCGATAAAAATCAAAATGATATAGGGATTTCCCATTTTTTGTCTGATACTCGTTGACCAGGGCAAAAGTCGGGGAACTCACATCGTCGGTTACCCCCAGACAGGCTGCGACGGCCTTTACAAAAGTAGTCTTCCCTACTCCCATCGGTCCGTACAAAGCAAAAATAGTTTTGTCTCCGACATAATCCAAAAATTCTGCCGCCACTTTATTCAGATCTTCGAGATGATTGATTGTCCATTTCATAGGCTTCTAAATCCATTAGTTCAAATAATATTTCTTAAAAAATTCAAGATAAACCTCTATATTCTTTTTGCCGGTCAATGTCTGCAAATTCACTTCAGTAATAATGAAATTCGTATAATCGACATTTCTCAGCGATTTGAATAATTTCCGGTTACCGATGACTGTCGTGAAATAACGCATCGCTTCTTCTTTGTTATTGAAACCGGACACCACCATACAATCGTGTTCTTCATCGAACTTCAAATTGTTCAAAGTCAGTCCTGCAAAATTGAATTCTTCGAAAATTGTTTTCAGCCGGTAGGGATCGATCGTATTGGGATAGAACAAAACGAACTTGTGTGCTACGCTCTTATTGTAAATATAATCCCCATCTTCAACCCCGATAGCTCCCGCACTTTTCAGATAATGATCATCGAAAAATTTCAGGTATTCTTCCAGGTATTCATTTTCCTGCATAGCTTTGAGATTATGGGGAGTGATCAGGAATACTTCATAATCTACCCCGGCCAGCAAATCGAACAATTTCTTATTTTTCAGGACTGCCGACATATAGTCCAACGCCTGTTTCTTATTACCGATATGCTTGACCACTATCAATTCCAGATCCCGGTTATAATCCCCTTTTTCGAATGTAAATGCAGGATCCACTTCCTGCAAAGCTTCTACAATGCGTTTCGTATTGACTTCCCGGAAAGGAACAGCCAAAACAAAATGATGATTCTCTTGTTCTTCATTGTTAAAGACATGGGCAGCAGTCCCCCATTTCCCTACAATTTTCTCACCTTGGTAACGATCCTCAAAATAATTCTCGGTAAAGAAATCGACATACTGATCGATATTATTCAATCGCTTCAGGATAGAGAAGTTGTCCGGCGATATAGCGAACATCCGGTAACTTTCGTTTCCCAGAATCTTCAACAAAAACTTATCCGTAGCTATTTTATACAAATATTCGGAAGCTTCCGAATACTGTCCGAACCGACGAACAACCAGCACCTCTTTTTTGTACCCGAGCTCTTCTTTTTTCATTTCATAACTTTTCCCTTCGGCCATTTCGGCAGCATGAATAAACTTCAAACGCGCTTTAAATCTGGTTTCCTGAACGGTTGTAAATTCCTGTGGCAAAAACAATACCACCCATTGTTCTTTTTCTTTCTCGATTTTATAAGTTGTTTCTTCTTTCCGGCTACGACCAGCCAGTACTTCTTCATCGAATTGCCAATTGCGGTTCGCCTGTAAAGAACGGACCTGAGCCATTTCCGCTTCGGAATACCGAACAGGTTTTTCTCCTACCGCTAAAGAAGCCAGAATGTCGCTAGTCACCTGCAGGATCTCTTTTCCGGGACGGGCTGCGATTACCTCTTCCAAAGCGTTCTTCGCCTCCTGGGGAGAACCGGTATTTACAACACACATCGCTTTCAGAAACAGCACATTTGCTTTCAATTTATTATCCGGGTACGCTTTCAGGATTCTGTCACAAATTTGTGCTGCTTCGTGGTAATAAACTTTTTGGTAATATCGGTAAGCTTCCTGATACTTTTTCTCTACCACTTTCAGCACATCTTCGACCTGACGGAAATAGTTCGGGTCTTGTAGTCCCCGGGCGAAATCACTTTCAGGGAAAAGAGCGGTCAGCTCTGTTTTATATCTTTCAGCCTCTGCCGCCTTACCTGCCTTGAGAGCGGTCGTGGAAGCCAGATAATAGACCATCGGCAGATTAGCGGTATTTTTAAAACGCTGAATATAAGCATCGAAACACTCTAAAGCCTTTTCCGGATCATTCAAACGGTACAAATAAATTTCGCCGGCTTTATAATAAGCTTCTTCGATCTGTTTTTCAGATGCCTGCAGCATTTCCGGTGTCAGGGGGAGATCCTGCAAATAATACTCCCTGCTCTTTACATCTTTCACTTCCCTTTCCCCTCCCGTCATCTCTGCTAATTCTTCGCCGGTTTCGTCTGCCAAACCGATACTTGCTTTGTTTCGTCTGCGCCAATTGTCTTCCAGCTTACGCCGTCCCCATTTCCGCTTAAAATCATTTTTCCCCAGAGCAATCGTCACGGGATTATAAAAATACCAATCCCCTCCGCGGTTACCCTGTGAAAAAGCATCTCCCCGGCTAAGCATATCGTTACGGCGATAAAAATTACGCTCGGCCTGCTCCCTTCGTTCCTGTTCTTTGCGAGTATTTTCCTGCTCTTTAATCGCAGTGATTTTATCGTCGATCAAGCGGTTTCTCTCTTCTTCCGGTAACACCGCTATCCGCTGCAAACTATCCTGCGTTTGTATAATTCTCAGATTCGTAACCAATTCGGTCAGATCGGTCAGTAAAGATTTTAGTTTTTCATAATCTTCATAACGCGAATCCATGACAAGCAAACAAGAATCGTAACAACTCTGTGCCTGCACATAGGCCTTGTTTTTGAAATAATAATCCCCTAATTTTACAAAAGACAAAGCCTGCTGATTATCGTTATCTACAGAGGCATGCACGGATTTCCAATACAAACCGGCCGCTCCTTCCTCATTTCCACGTTTATTTTCGATATTGGCCAAAGCATAATAAATCCGATCCTGAAATTCCTCGTTCCGGGAATCCCGCAACATTTTCTTCAATTTCTTTTCTACGGCCGCATCTCCTTCCTGATAGGCTGAAGCCATACCGATCCGGGCATTGAAGACCATTTCATAATTGAAATTGAACCGGGTAGCTTTTTTCAATGCCAGTTTAGCAGCCCCATCCTGATTTTCTTTTACATATAATTGAGACAACAAAAAATTGTAGCGCGGTTTACGTTTTATGCTTTTACAAGTCCTGACCAATCTTTCTGCCTCAGGAATCGCTTGTTCGTACATACCTTGACGCACATAGAAATCGGTTCTCGCCGCAGCAACCATCTCCCGTTGTTTCCGCTTTAATGTGCTCCCGTCGAGCCGGTCCATGATCCGGGCAGCCTCTTCGTAGCGTCCCATTTCCGTCAGGCTCCGGAATAACCAGATCGACACCTCGGTCATCAAGGCCTCGTCTTCGGCATATTGCCTTTGTATAAAACGAAAAGTGTTATTGGCCATCGTGTATTTCTTCTTATAGAAATAAGCTTTCCCCAATAACAGATAGCATTTATCCAACTGGTTATTAAATTCTTTTTTCTTTCGGAAGGTCTGATAATTTTTGGAATCTTTATTCTTTCTCCGCCTGGGTTTAGCCGTGATCGAATGTTTATCGATCGCTTTAGCCGCCTTTTCGATCACGTAGTCCATATCGGAGCTGCAAATACTACGCGTCTGTTCGTCATTAGATACGAAAACAGGCAAAAGGTGGGTATAATCCTCCTTATGCCTGTTTTCCATATGCTTTATCCCGGACTTCAAAGCCTGGTCACCGTTAAAATATACGTTATAACGGGTAGTCAACTGGTGATAGTTACGTGAAAAGAAATTGTTTCTCTTCACCGAACAACCGCACAGCACCACCATCATCCCCGTTAATATATAAGAAGAATATTTCATTTAGACATGCTGTCCTATTGTCTGGTGACTCTCACTCTTTTTGCCGGGTCGTGATTTTCCTCTACGGCTTTCACAACTTCATCCGCCAACTGCCTGAACGCTGTTCCCGTAATCGAATCGGCATTCAAAGCTACAGGTTTACCTGCATCGCCTCCATCACAAATAGTCTGTACAACAGGTATTTCGCCCAACAACCGGAGACCTCTTTGTTCGGCCAGTTGTTTCGCCCCTTCCCGTCCGAAAATATAATATTTATGATCGGGCAATTCAGCCGGAGTAAACCAGGCCATATTTTCCACCAGGCCTAGCACGGGCACCTGTATACCCGGCGACTCGAACATATTGATTCCTTTGATTGCATCGGCCAAAGCCACCTGCTGAGGTGTACTGACTACAATAGCTCCTGTCAGGGCGACAGTTTGTACCAAAGTCAAATGAATATCGCTGGTTCCCGGCGGAAGGTCGATCAGCATATAATCCAATTCGTCCCAAAAACCTTGCTCCACCATCTGTTTCAATGCATTGGAAGCCATCGGCCCCCGCCAGACAGTGGCAGAAGCCGGATCGACAAAGAAACCGATAGATAACAATTTTACGCCATATTTCTCTACCGGCACAATGAAATCCTTTCCGTCGATCTGCTCCATATAGGGCTGAGCCTCTTCGCAACCGAACATTTTCGGAATAGAAGGACCGAAAATATCCGCATCCACCAAACCCACTTTATATCCTTCAGCAGCCAAAGCAACCGCTAAATTTGCCGCCACGGTAGATTTTCCTACTCCTCCTTTACCCGAGGAAACAGCGATTATATTTTTTACCTTTTCCAGGGACAACGGTCTCTCCAAATCCTGAACAAACAGGTTTTCGATCTCTACCTCCGTATAAGAAGTTTTTTCTTTTATCAGGGCTTCCGCTTTTTTCTTCACCGACCCGACAAACGGATCGCTGGCTTTCTGAAACACCAGCCGAAACAACACTTTCTCTCCCTCGATCCGGATATTTTGCACCATATCCAGTTCCACAATATTTTTAGAAGTACCGGGATACTTCACTTCTGTGAGAAGATCCCTGATTTCTTTAAGTTTTTCCTGCATCATAACATTTAAAAATTTAATATCCCTTTAGGGGTAACGAAAATAGTAAAAATAGCCGATTCGCCAAAACGACTCTCCGTCCAGATTAAATCCGGGTATTATATTTCCTCAGCCTGGCCCTTAAAGTCGGATAAGCCGGACATACTTTGCCGACCAACTTCCAAAATGCAGCCGAATGATTCTTCTCTACCGTATGGCATAACTCATGCAAGATCACATAATCGATAATTTCATCCGGTAGCTTCATCAACTTGATATTGAGACTGATATTATTGTCAAAAGAACAACTACCCCAATTGGAAATATTGTTCCTGAACGTAACCCGTCCGTAACGAAATCCGAATTTTTCGGCATAGTTTCTGATCCGCTGCGGCAAATATCGACGGCATTCCATCGTATAGATTTCCAGCAAAAACTGCTGAACGATTTTCTCTACTTTACTGAAATCGACTTTTTTAGGAATAAACAGGGTTATTTTTTCCTGTTCAAGCCGATAAGAAGGCTTCGGTTCCTCGGTCTCCACAATCCTCAGCACATGCAACTTCGTCTTAATTTCCGCCCCTATTCCCAAACCGACTCCGGTGTCTTCCTCATAAACTTTCATATCTTTCCGGTTTTTGAGAATCCACTCCCGATTCTCTTCCAGAAATTTCTCCACCTGTTTCCGGCTCACGCCGAAAGGAACACTCACCCAAACCCCACGCCCCGGAGCCATCCGAATACGCAAATACTTGATATTCGCACTCCGCCGGACCTTTATTTCACCAATACCCGCAAGTTCCAATACCTCCATGATCTGAAAAACTATTTTTCATTAAAGAACAATAAAAGGAGGATGCCTTCATCGCATTCTCCTTTTATTCTTTTCTCTACGAACAGCTTAAGCCTGCTTTACCAAATCGCTTAATTTTGTAAATGCACCGTCTACAGAAGCAATCAAATCCTTTCCGATAGTCCTGTAATATCCTTTTCTATCTGCTTTCGCCACTTGTTTTCCAGCATTTACACGTTGTCTTAAATCATTTCTGGAATCTATAATATGCTGTACTATTTCGCTGATATCATCCATACTTTTACCTACAGCCAGACAATTTAAGCTATCGTCAACAACAGCAAAAGTCAAACAATCGATGTCTTTCTTTAATCTTCTAATACTTGCCATAATTTTCAAGAATTTAAATTTTTTCAAAAATAAGAAAAATCCCAGAGATTTCTCCCCTTTCTTCAACTTTTTTTTAGCTCTTAGCTCACGGGGACGCGGGCAGCAGGCTATAGCCCGTCCCCGTGAGCTATTTTTAACAAGTGATCGACAGCTTCCTCCACCGTAGGCTCCGTTCCCAGTAATTTTACAAATAAGCTTCCGATAATAGCTCCGCTACTATAACGGCAAACGGTCGACAAGCTCTCGCCATTAGATATGCCGAAACCGATCAAACGTTTATTTTTCAAATTCAAACGGTCTATTCTTTGGAAATATTCAATCTGTCCGGCTGTAAACCGATCTTTCACTCCGGTCGTCGAAGCCGAAGAGACCATATAGATAAAACCGCCACAATATTCGTCTATCAGACGGATCCTTTCATCCGAAGTTTCGGGGGTAATCAACATAATCACCGGAATATCATATTTTTCACAAAGCGGTTTAACCGACTCCAGGTATTCCTGAAACGGCAAATCCGGAATAATCATTCCATCGATCCCGATTTCCATCCCTTTTCGAAAAAGGTTTTCTATACCGTACCGCAACATCGGATTCAAATATCCCATCAATAGCAAAGGCAATTCAACCCGACTTCGTATACTAGTCAACTGCTCGAGTAATACAGGCAACGTCATGCCATTTTTCAGTGCCTGTGTACTACTTTGCTGGATGACTACCCCATCGGCCATAGGATCGGAAAAAGGAATCCCGATTTCCACCAGATCGACTCCCCGGTTTTCTAACATCTGTATGATTTCGACCGTATCTTCCAAAACCGGATAACCGGCAGTAAAATACACGGACAAAAGATTTCTATCTTTTCTTTGAAACAACTCTGTAATCCGATTCATAACTAAAAAAATTAAGGTAGTTCAGCTAAAAAACGAGACAATAAATGGATATTTTTCATTCCGGGAGCCGTTTCGAACCGACTGTTCAAATCGAGTCCGGCAAGCTTCGGATGTTTGATTTTTCCGATCTCTTCTCTATTTTCCCAGGCAATTCCTCCACTTAAGAAAAAAGGTACACTCCCCTCGTACCGGTTCAATAAATTCCAGTCGAACGATTTCCCGGTCCCTCCAAACTGTCTGCTCCGGGTATCGAACAAAAACAACTGACAAGCCGATTCATAAGGCAAAGTCCGTTGAAAATCACCGGCCTCTTCTATACCGAAAGCTTTTATTACCCGGTAGCCTTTCCGTACAAAATAGTGACCCATTTCAGGGGGTTCATCCCCATGCAGTTGAATCGTATCCATCTTATACCTTCGTACTATATTTTCGATAAACCCGGTTTCTGCATTCACAAAAACTCCTACTTTCCCGATAGCTGCAGGTAAACGTTCCAAAGCCCGGGGAGACAAATCACCGGCATAACGCGGTGAGGATTTATAAAAAATAAAACCCAACATATCGGGATGTAAAGCAGCGACTTCCGTCACATTCCCGGGTTCCTTCATGCCACAAATTTTAATCAGCATATCCGACAAAATTTTTTAATATAATCGGCAAAACGAAATGCGAGCGGTATAAAAAACGAAATGCGATAATCAGGGTATAAAACGAAATGTGAAAAAAATATCGCACACACACGATATAAAAAGGCTTTCAAACGTCATTTGAATGGCGTTTGAAAGCCTTTAAATTTATAGCATTTTCACGCAAAAAGCACATTCAAATATTTGTGCAATTCATTAGGAATGACTATCTTTACATAGTATTTAGGAGGCATCTGTTGTATCGACAACGCCGCAATCTTTGTAATCAAACAAAGTTCGCTGCGGGTGTTCTTCATAATTGCATACCATCCACTCCTCCTGCTTTCTTCGGCTCGTCTTTGATGCGCTGATGGTTCT
Coding sequences within it:
- the tsaE gene encoding tRNA (adenosine(37)-N6)-threonylcarbamoyltransferase complex ATPase subunit type 1 TsaE; the protein is MKWTINHLEDLNKVAAEFLDYVGDKTIFALYGPMGVGKTTFVKAVAACLGVTDDVSSPTFALVNEYQTKNGKSLYHFDFYRVNHIAEALDFGYEEYFFSGDRCFIEWPEKIDELLPEGIVDCYFTENPDGSRELKVEI
- a CDS encoding M48 family metallopeptidase; translated protein: MEVLELAGIGEIKVRRSANIKYLRIRMAPGRGVWVSVPFGVSRKQVEKFLEENREWILKNRKDMKVYEEDTGVGLGIGAEIKTKLHVLRIVETEEPKPSYRLEQEKITLFIPKKVDFSKVEKIVQQFLLEIYTMECRRYLPQRIRNYAEKFGFRYGRVTFRNNISNWGSCSFDNNISLNIKLMKLPDEIIDYVILHELCHTVEKNHSAAFWKLVGKVCPAYPTLRARLRKYNTRI
- a CDS encoding alanine dehydrogenase; its protein translation is MDNTGRMSGTINKQWFLYQEKEVFQDKRQKKLILGIPNELEKGENRICLTPESVHILVSMGHEVLIQRGAGNNAYYGDTEYADAGAMIVETLGEVYTADVVLKATSVSAGDTVYMHDRQVILSPLKLCDMRKDAITEMMQKKVTAVGFDILKDGEGYYPVVRIMSEIAGNSAIMIASEYLNNSRGGKGIVLGGISGITPAEIVILGAGTLGEFAARAALGLGATVKIFDHSVERLRKLNEVLGQRVFTSVFHKPVLDKALASADVLIGAMRCFDNGENTVVSEAQVRLMKRGAVIVDMSIDHGGCIETAGPTTHEKPVYTYEGVIHYCVPNVLSRVARTASIAYSNVFLPMLQHIARQGGFTNAIRMDAGLREGVYLYNGILTKNVIADKLGLIARDINLLIAAL
- a CDS encoding Mrp/NBP35 family ATP-binding protein is translated as MQEKLKEIRDLLTEVKYPGTSKNIVELDMVQNIRIEGEKVLFRLVFQKASDPFVGSVKKKAEALIKEKTSYTEVEIENLFVQDLERPLSLEKVKNIIAVSSGKGGVGKSTVAANLAVALAAEGYKVGLVDADIFGPSIPKMFGCEEAQPYMEQIDGKDFIVPVEKYGVKLLSIGFFVDPASATVWRGPMASNALKQMVEQGFWDELDYMLIDLPPGTSDIHLTLVQTVALTGAIVVSTPQQVALADAIKGINMFESPGIQVPVLGLVENMAWFTPAELPDHKYYIFGREGAKQLAEQRGLRLLGEIPVVQTICDGGDAGKPVALNADSITGTAFRQLADEVVKAVEENHDPAKRVRVTRQ
- the porW gene encoding type IX secretion system periplasmic lipoprotein PorW/SprE; amino-acid sequence: MKYSSYILTGMMVVLCGCSVKRNNFFSRNYHQLTTRYNVYFNGDQALKSGIKHMENRHKEDYTHLLPVFVSNDEQTRSICSSDMDYVIEKAAKAIDKHSITAKPRRRKNKDSKNYQTFRKKKEFNNQLDKCYLLLGKAYFYKKKYTMANNTFRFIQRQYAEDEALMTEVSIWLFRSLTEMGRYEEAARIMDRLDGSTLKRKQREMVAAARTDFYVRQGMYEQAIPEAERLVRTCKSIKRKPRYNFLLSQLYVKENQDGAAKLALKKATRFNFNYEMVFNARIGMASAYQEGDAAVEKKLKKMLRDSRNEEFQDRIYYALANIENKRGNEEGAAGLYWKSVHASVDNDNQQALSFVKLGDYYFKNKAYVQAQSCYDSCLLVMDSRYEDYEKLKSLLTDLTELVTNLRIIQTQDSLQRIAVLPEEERNRLIDDKITAIKEQENTRKEQERREQAERNFYRRNDMLSRGDAFSQGNRGGDWYFYNPVTIALGKNDFKRKWGRRKLEDNWRRRNKASIGLADETGEELAEMTGGEREVKDVKSREYYLQDLPLTPEMLQASEKQIEEAYYKAGEIYLYRLNDPEKALECFDAYIQRFKNTANLPMVYYLASTTALKAGKAAEAERYKTELTALFPESDFARGLQDPNYFRQVEDVLKVVEKKYQEAYRYYQKVYYHEAAQICDRILKAYPDNKLKANVLFLKAMCVVNTGSPQEAKNALEEVIAARPGKEILQVTSDILASLAVGEKPVRYSEAEMAQVRSLQANRNWQFDEEVLAGRSRKEETTYKIEKEKEQWVVLFLPQEFTTVQETRFKARLKFIHAAEMAEGKSYEMKKEELGYKKEVLVVRRFGQYSEASEYLYKIATDKFLLKILGNESYRMFAISPDNFSILKRLNNIDQYVDFFTENYFEDRYQGEKIVGKWGTAAHVFNNEEQENHHFVLAVPFREVNTKRIVEALQEVDPAFTFEKGDYNRDLELIVVKHIGNKKQALDYMSAVLKNKKLFDLLAGVDYEVFLITPHNLKAMQENEYLEEYLKFFDDHYLKSAGAIGVEDGDYIYNKSVAHKFVLFYPNTIDPYRLKTIFEEFNFAGLTLNNLKFDEEHDCMVVSGFNNKEEAMRYFTTVIGNRKLFKSLRNVDYTNFIITEVNLQTLTGKKNIEVYLEFFKKYYLN
- a CDS encoding OmpA family protein, producing the protein MKFFLIICGVLVGMMGCSSKYYMRRGDRMAETGRFYKAGSKYEKAYHKTKSKDFQALAAIKAGQVNQNVNRLKEAYNWLRKAERANPQMPEIYLKVAQLAVMNDDTATAREYYRKQEALFGDGKGNDGLYYLEQVDNDLREQGRYRIALKREFNSRYSDFAPVYVPGDTTRVLLASTRKPDPRKKRIKTDPVTGEGYSHIYGTRYVQEIRSTDKQGKVKVKRFKEPRWLQPELQKDSIYSNRSEGVMCFAPDGRTLYFTSSRMIKESQVGTRIYKVIRQAANSGEETEKKEWGSVSLAGICGDSVSIGHPALTPDGLRLYFVTDQLPGGFGGKDIWYVDRLEEKWGQPQNAGELINTAGDEMFPYVRENGEFYFASNGHYGFGGLDLYKVGNVAGKEVIIHLPAPLNSFADDFGIAFKPGTEDGLLTSGRSGRNDHIYRFSFIPQQLKINLLTVNTVTELPIAKVNVTVTADNGEVSYLETDSLGRAEMEVVSDCEYVFVTDHPRFLKGKGLVSTYREKADRLYELQIGMQPIEKPIVIPNIYFDVAKWELRPEARQNLEELLTILEDNPNITIELSAHTDMVGNDEANRILSEHRARAVVDYLIGKGVYWDRLEAKGYGETQPRQINEKDAREYPFFKVGEVLNERFFGRLRGEQRETALQLNRRIEFKVLRTNYKPGPNSLFNPNQMAVAAEEGTKKIGETQLRELRAVKGRFFTLQLGVFKNVPAVLNQFRVVFTEKLSHGVVRYCTGVYDTREEAQQAAAALKQKGIGYLIKEFEFSH